One window of Arvicola amphibius chromosome 6, mArvAmp1.2, whole genome shotgun sequence genomic DNA carries:
- the Gpatch3 gene encoding G patch domain-containing protein 3 has protein sequence MATPREVDEESAVYLVVSGIPPELRSAQLRNYFSQFREQRGGGFLCFHYRHRPERGPPQAAAPDAARAAPDPAAEDPDLTQTAAPDTRAVPARNSAPVQTRTCCCVVSVRGVAQAQRLLRMYSGRRWLDSEGTWLPGRCLIRRLRIPTEASDLGPFPFKTRKELQSRKAANEAFTLSDLKQLPELNPPVLMPSGNVGTPLRVFLDLIRACRLPPRIITQLQLQFPKTGSSRRYGNVPFEYEDSETVEQEEHVYTAEGEEIPQETYLEEPPASLLDEPEDEGLQEEEESHSDDDDDQCEEWERHEALHEDVTRQERTTERLFEEEIELKWEKGGSGLVFYTDAQFWQEEEGDFDEQTADDWDVDMSVYYDKDGGDKDARDYVQMRLEQRLRGGQEDGSVIGRQVGAFEHHTKGIGRKVMERQGWAEGQGLGSRCSGVPEAPEGDGQHPRCKRGLGYHGEKLQPFGQLKRPRRTGLGLISTIYDEPLPQDETESLLRRQPPTSMKFRTDKTFVRGSICALDRALEPE, from the exons ATGGCGACGCCCAGGGAGGTGGACGAAGAGTCGGCGGTGTACCTGGTGGTGAGTGGAATCCCTCCTGAGTTACGCTCGGCCCAGCTACGGAACTACTTCAGCCAGTTCCGGGAGCAGCGCGGCGGAGGCTTTCTGTGTTTCCACTACCGACATCGGCCGGAGAGGGGCCCTCCGCAGGCGGCGGCTCCCGACGCGGCCCGAGCTGCCCCCGACCCTGCTGCTGAGGATCCGGATCTCACCCAGACTGCAGCCCCCGATACCCGCGCTGTCCCCGCCCGGAACTCTGCTCCCGTCCAGACCCGCACCTGCTGCTGCGTCGTCTCGGTTCGGGGAGTGGCGCAAGCTCAGAGGCTGCTTCGCATGTACTCGGGCCGCCGGTGGCTGGACTCTGAGGGGACCTGGCTCCCGGGTCGCTGTCTCATCCGCAGACTGAGGATACCCACTGAGGCTTCAG ATCTGGGGCCCTTTCCCTTTAAAACCCGGAAGGAGCTACAGAGTCGAAAGGCAGCGAATGAAGCTTTTACTTTGTCCGACCTGAAGCAGCTACCCGAGCTGAATCCACCAGTGCTGATGCCCAGTGGCAACGTGGGCACGCCCTTGCGGGTCTTTCTGGACTTGATCCGGGCCTGCCGCCTTCCACCTCGCATCATCACGcagctgcagctccagttccCGAAGACAGGCTCCTCCCGACGCTATGGCAACGTGCCCTTCGAGTATGAAGACTCCGAGACTGTGGAGCAGGAAGAGCATGTGTACACTGCCGAGGGGGAGGAGATCCCCCAGGAAACCTACTTGGAAGAGCCTCCAGCCAGCCTCTTGGATGAGCCTGAGGATGAAGGgctgcaggaagaagaggagtcTCACTCCGACGAT gaCGATGACCAGTGTGAGGAGTGGGAGCGTCATGAGGCTCTGCACGAGGACGTGACCAGGCAGGAGCGGACAACCGAGCGGCTCTTTGAGGAAGAGATTGAGCTCAAGTGGGAGAAGGGCGGCTCTGGCCTGGTGTTCTACACTGATGCTCAGTTctggcaggaggaagaaggag ATTTTGACGAACAGACGGCCGATGACTGGGACGTGGACATGAGCGTCTACTACGACAAAG ATGGTGGAGACAAAGACGCCCGTGACTATGTCCAAATGCGCCTGGAACAGAGACTCCGTGgtggccaggaagatggctctgtgatAGGCCGCCAAGTGGGCGCCTTTGAGCACCATACCAAG GGCATTGGCAGGAAGGTGATGGAGCGCCAGGGCTGGGCTGAAGGCCAGGGCCTGGGTAGTAGGTGCTCCGGGGTGCCTGAGGCCCCAGAAGGTGACGGCCAGCACCCCAGATGCAAACGTGGGTTGGG GTACCATGGAGAGAAACTACAGCCATTTGGGCAACTGAAGAGACCCCGTAGAACTGGCTTGGGTCTCATTTCCACAATCTACGATGAGCCTCTTCCCCAAGATGAGACAGAGTCCTTGCTCCGACGCCAGCCACCCACAAGCATGAAGTTTCGGACAGATAAGACTTTTGTAAGGGGTTCCATCTGTGCCTTGGACAGAGCCCTGGAGCCTGAGTGA
- the Gpn2 gene encoding GPN-loop GTPase 2, whose translation MAGAAPATAFGQAVIGPPGSGKTTYCLGMSEFLRALGRRVAVVNLDPANEGLPYECAVDVGELVGLGDVMDALRLGPNGGLLYCMEYLEANLDWLRAKLEPLRGHYFLFDCPGQVELCTHHAALRNIFSQMAQWDLRLTAVHLVDSHYCTDPGKFISVLCTSLATMLHVELPHVNLLSKMDLIEHYGKLAFNLDYYTEVLDLSYLLEHLASDPFFSHYRQLNEKLVQLVEDYSLVSFIPLNIQDKDSIQHVLQAVDKANGYCFGVQEQRSLEAMMSAAMGADFHFSSTLGIQEKYLASSDQTAEQEAMQL comes from the exons ATGGCGGGGGCCGCCCCGGCCACGGCCTTCGGGCAGGCGGTGATCGGGCCCCCGGGCTCGGGGAAGACCACGTACTGCCTGGGCATGAGTGAGTTCCTGCGCGCGCTCGGCCGGCGCGTGGCGGTGGTGAACCTGGACCCGGCCAACGAAGGGCTGCCCTATGAGTGTGCCGTGGACGTGGGCGAGCTGGTGGGGCTGGGCGACGTGATGGACGCGCTGCGCCTGGGCCCCAACGGTGGTCTGCTCTACTGCATGGAGTACCTGGAAGCCAACCTGGACTGGCTGCGCGCCAAGCTCGAGCCCCTCCGAGGCCACTACTTTCTCTTCGACTGCCCCGGCCAGGTGGAGCTCTGCACGCACCATGCCGCCCTGCGCAATATCTTCTCCCAGATGGCACAGTGGGACCTCAGG CTGACGGCTGTCCATCTTGTGGATTCTCACTACTGCACAGACCCAGGCAAGTTCATCTCAGTGCTGTGCACCTCCCTGGCCACCATGCTGCATGTGGAGCTGCCCCATGTCAacctcctctccaagatggacctTATCGAACACTATGGGAAGCTGG CCTTCAACCTGGACTACTACACGGAAGTCCTGGACCTCTCCTACCTGCTTGAGCACCTGGCATCTGACCCGTTCTTCAGTCACTACCGTCAGCTCAATGAGAAGCTGGTCCAGCTCGTCGAAGACTACAGCCTGGTCTCCTTTATCCCTCTGAACATCCAG GACAAGGACAGCATCCAGCACGTCCTACAGGCTGTGGATAAAGCCAATGGTTACTGTTTTGGGGTTCAAGAGCAGCGAAGCCTGGAGGCCATGATGTCCGCTGCGATGGGGGCCGACTTTCATTTCTCCTC CACTCTGGGCATCCAGGAGAAGTACTTAGCATCCTCGGACCAGACGGCAGAGCAGGAAGCCATGCAGCTCTAG